The sequence TGGCTGCATGTTCACTCTCACCGTCTCTTTCCTCTTGCTCTGCTCTATCCGCAGGTGATAATTAACCTGTTGGTACGGTGGCCGTTCTGCGCCGCCCTTCTCCCCTGACATCCCAGCATCTGTtctgctggcagcagcagcagacgcATTCACACTGCCCTAATTTATCTCAGCACATGAATCATCATCAACACGGATGAATGTCACTCAGTTTAACCTCTATTGTAAACACCGGGCACTTTGACACTGCTCACAGGCAGACTCCCCTGGGAAAGCCCAAACTTGTCTGATCTCAGGAGCTAAACAGGATCAGGCCCGGTTAGCGCATGGATGTGAGGCCGCCAGGGAATTCCagatgttgtaaaataaaatagcatGGTGGTTCAGCAACAGGGCCCACGGTTAGAACCCCACCAGAGCTAACCTTTGTGGGTCTTTCTGGGTGAAGTTTTCTGCCTGTGTTCATGCGGGTTTAATCATCTCCCAAAAAACACTCCAAGACCACTCACCAAGACTCTGACCTCAGGGTGCTGCACACAGACACTACTCCTTAATTATAAATTGTCAAATGTCCCTGTGGAGAAATCTGTCCCAATATTAAGTATTACTCAACACAAtgtaaaacagtttattttgtcCCCTTTATTATCATGACGAGGATATTGTATATCTTGTCAAGTAGATTCACTGAGAACCTTACAGAGACTTTCAGGGAAGAAACTTTTCTTAGCCgcaacattaaaaatgatccAACTAAACAATTATTTCATCCAGTTATTAAAATCAAGAGAATAAAGATGCCAATACTGTCTCACTGATACAGCTCCACTGGGAGTGTGCAGTGTTAATGAGTTTAGAAGATAAATATTTCCCTTTGGACAATCTGAACAGAACTGTTGTGAATCAAATTCTGCCTCTCCATGCGTAATTTACGCACACAATTAATACAATGTGGTATATCCGCTTATCCCGGCAAACCACCacagtaaaaatatcaaattattagGGAAGAAAATGTGTTACTTATCATATTTAGgacaaattatgtttatatgttgcACGAGGTGCCTGGCAGGAAAAGCAGAGAAGACGAGAATTGCGCGCACAGAGCCTCATGTTCAATGCcgtctctcagtctctctttctttcacacactttcatacacacactgggTCGCTCACTGACACAGATACGCGCTCGATCTTTTGCTCACCTCTTTTATCTTGAACTTTGACGGAGATCTCGACCAGAGGCTCCGTTTCTCGGTCCAGTCTCCGTGATATGACAATATCCCCGCTGTCCCGGCTAACGCTGACCGGTGAGCTCTCCACGTCTGGCTCCACCAGCTCAAACGTGGCTGACTGAAACCTCACCGGGTTCAGGTTCATCACCACCGAACCTATCCCAGCATCCTCGGACACGTTGATGAAAACGGGGCTGTCCGATTCCAGTACTGACCTGGATCTTCGCGCGGGCACTTTATTTTGCGGTTTAGTTGTCCGTTTCTCCGCTTCGGGGTTCGATGAGGACGCCACGGGCCATTGCCGTGGATTGATCTCCACTACGAGGCTCTGGCTGGTGCGGGGTGGCCACCCGCGGTCCCGTGCAAACACTTTAAACTTAATAGGTCCATCCAGACCGAGGATGGAGTCCACCAGGAGGATGTCACCTGTTTTGGGCACCGCATAGAAACTCCCGTTTTTGGGCAAGACGAAATAGATGAGCTCCGCGTTCTTGCCGCTGTCATTGTCCCGCGCTGTGACCGTGTAGATCGCCGTGCGGAGCGCAGTGGCATCATCCAGGTTCAGTTTCACATTGGCACCGGTGAAGGTAGGCTGGTGGTCGTTAGTGTCCAGGACGTCCACCTTGATGGACGCCACCTCAGCGACAAGGGAAGACTCCTCTTCCCCTTCCCGGGAGAGTCCCGCGCATTGCCCGCAACACAAACCAAGACCCAGTGCGTATTCAGCCCGTTCCTCCCGGTCCAGAATCCCAGAAGTCTTCAATAAAATGTGGCCCCGTTTATGGTGCGCAAAGACACGAAAATTCTCGCTTCCATCTCCCATGAGTTTGAAGTGCGCTGCCGCTGAGCCGGGCTCCTCGGTACCGCACAGCCTCTGCGAGATGAGCCGCTTCAAGGGGACACTCAGTCCGTTGACCCGGGAGCCCGGAGACGAGTTCTCAAACACATGCCCGTGAAAGAACGGCACCTGCTCCACGGTCCTGTTCCCGAGGGCGCACGAAAGCAAAAAGGGTAAAAATGCGATCCAAATCATGACTAGATATCTCAACAGCTCCACTATACTAAAGCGCTCGTGCCACACAGAGATCCATGGGTGCACTCGTTCCTTTGGGATATTTCTCCTCTTTCCCTTAAAGATCCAAAAACTTCCATTAAATTGGAATGCACATTTTCGTTGGCACCATACTTCAGCTTGACGCAAAAgaactttgtctgtgtgtgcgtttgtgttgCTCGtcctcctgctctctcctctgtctgctgtctcaccaGCAGcgctctctgtgtgtgcgcgtcccagggaaaaaaaatgcttcttaCAGCTCGAGTGCGCGCTTACCTCCGCTCCCTTCCTGGCTCTCTTTTGCGTGCGTTGTTTCCGACCGATCTCACACGGGGATCACACTTAATCCGTCTTGCGTTTGAGTTGCTGAAAACTGTGCGCAGCCATACGCCGACATCCTCTCAGATGGATCAGACTTCTTATTATGAGAAAATCGGTTTTCTTTGCAACTCAAATGTACCGATGAGATGTGATTCATCACGAGGATATCACACAGAACCAGTTGTTTTACGCATGCATTGCCAAAGCATCCAGCGCAATGCATCCGAAACAGAGTGATGCAGCGGTAACGGATTCGCTCATCGGAAATGAACTTCTCAGCAAAGGAGCGGCGAGTCGAATCAACTCGTGCTCGTGCGCGCGCGGGCACAAACACCCACACTGCCAACTGTGcgccagtatgtgtgtgtatcagggaGATCCTCAGGGAAACAACCCGACCTCTCTTCTCACTTTGATCAATGTCCAGTCTTGCACGTCCAGATCCATCACTCCTCTTTCCAATAGCGCGTCAGTCCATTggattaaaataatgtaaaaatcgATCATTTTTAAGCACCTCCAGGGGGggcaaagagaaaataaaggctTACTACTCCAGGCAAGGTCTCAGAGAGACTCCATCCTCCTTCTTTATGTCACAGGGAAATGCCCTATTTGAACTTGTTCATcacacagtgtgttttgttttggaacTGTGGTCTCCAGGGGTCTGTGAAAGTTGCAGGCAGGTCCACATCAAAATGAATAACAGTCtggaatttaataaaacagataTTCACTCTCATATATCAACTTTCACTTTCATATCCCCTCCACACATGTAGATAGAATTCAATACTAAATTGACAAGACCTCAAATCTTGCCATGTGGATCCCTGCTAATAaatctgagtgtgtttgtggatCCAAGGCATGCTGCATGGTCATTATCTCATCCAAAGCACCAGTGTTATGTGTGCTCTCTGTAATGTTTGAACTCCTACTCACTAAAACACTGCAACCTGTgcagttttaaaagtttaaaatcagCAGTCCTTGGATAACAAGTTTCGGGCTTAACACCAAAACTGTGTTCATATATTCAGTCAAAGTTATGTGTTGTGTGGGAGTGAAATTCCACTGGTGTTTAGCATAACATTTAAAACCAGAATGTGAAGCTGAGTTCACTGAGCAGTGTTTCAGAAgtgaataaaaactgttttgatgtcaaGGGATACATACAATTAGGAAATCATATAGGCTTTCCAAATGTACCACATGTGATTCTGATGTGTAGAAATACAAATTTGAAGATAAAGCCATTACCTTGACTTAAACTTATGCTCTATACAATAAACTAACATCTCAGACATCCATCCAACACTTTGGTACTTAACAAATTACTagaaatatgtagaaatgctgtaTAATGCAGCATGTGGCCTTGACTGAACAAGTTTTAATCCAACGCAACACAAAATCTGCCAGTGAGCTGtaataatttcacattttaaggCAGCTTTAGCTGCTCAGAGAATTCTCTTTAAACGAGTGACCATGCGGACCATGTTAAACTTGTAAACATGTATCATTACTTATTACCAATTATCTTAGCCTACAGACAGATTAtccctgtttaaaaaaaaaacttgacaatATTAGTTTTTATGAGTAATAATTACCACATTTAAATTACACCATTGAAGAAAACAGATCATTTCCTGTCAGATTTCCGTGCCCCTGCAGGGTGGAGTTAGTCCATGATATACAGTAAGTATATATCTAATTCTATCTGCAACTAATTAAGTAAAAgttctgaatacttcttctagCACTGCAAGTCTTATACAACTCCTACACTACAATTATGTCACTAAAAGTTTTTGTAGAAATAATTCTACAAAATGGAAATGACACAGGTCAGGTTGTTGGATTTGTGTAATTTAGtgtaatttaaatgattttgttgATTTCTTATGATGGAAAAAATGGATTTGGCTTTTCATGAATAGATTTTGGACTTACAAGATCTTTACAAGATCCAACCTGCATAATAAACTTTGCGTTTGAGCTTTGTTCTGTACCTTTATCCCTccatgttatttttattgtattgtgcaGCACAGCATTACTCTGTACTGTGTTCTTCTGTGTGGATTTGTCCTTTGTCCTATTCAAAAAGTTAAATCTAttaatagacaaaaaaaaataactacTGATATTTCTATGCAGTATCATATCTGTCATATGAAGTGCATTGTcatgaacacattttcaaagcaaaaacaagcagagggagaagagagaagcagacagagatAGATTTGGTCAGCTGTTAAGCCTGACTGTGAAGTAATATTCCCCACTGTGGCAGTGACAATGGCCCAGACTGAATCATCTCTTCCTCTTATCTCTTTGTGCATCTTTGttggatttaaaataaaactcaatATGTATAAAGCATCCCCCGTAACTGTTTGCTTATTCATAATAGAGTCCCGAGCCTGTCTGTATTACAGACAGTCTTTCAGATCACGTCTCTGGAAAAGTCACATAGGCTATTCCAGTCAGCAAGTCAAtggacatttgaagacatgCACTCTGAAATCATATGACAAACAACACTGTTACTGAACTGGACTTTTTCAAGCATTCTCTGTGCTGAAATGCCCGTCGGCAAAATAATATGACTGTAGTACCTCTTTGCTTCAGCAAAGTCAAGGTGGTTTGGCAGGGAGAGCAATGTTCAGACAAGGGTCAAAACacttgtgtgtttaagtgtatgtAAGTGAGTCTACCTGGCAGAATAATGTGTCACAAATAAGAGCACCATAAAAGAAAGCAAAGGGCAGACAACCTCTGTACTTAATGgtacattttaaacatcatttCCATTAtctaaaatgtgtaaaagatTCTTTGTTATCTTGATCCCTTCAAAAATTTCCTTTTGACTCTAAACAATCATAGATGGGAGTTTTTGGACTCAGTATTTTCTCAAAACAGATGGACACTGTAGACTtgtgttactcaaacaggaggaaacagtgcatttgttggggactattgTTGGCTGcaaattgataaaaaaaaattgttgctGTATTAGGTATTTAAAGTACCCAGGtggtatacagtatgtgggattgactgaaaataaacttaagtgtgtgtgttcatggtaaagAGGgtacatgtcacccagtgcaacggtgagTGTTTTGACAatgattttaatagttttggggtttttggtCAAAAAGGACTATGACAGAGAAATAAGCTATATTAGCATTTGGATACACAGACATTACTTGTTTGTAGGATGAATTCATTGTTGGATTTGTtggtaatttaaaaacaaaaaattgcCATCCTTATCCTTTCAGGTGGCCATTTTCATGTGGAATAAGTCCTAGAATTATAGGTGTTAAGCAGTTGTTATAAGTGTGGTAACACTCACCGGACGCTAACACTCCCAGGGTAACCAGAATTATGATGGTATTGGattaaaatgatagaaaaatgatagaaaatcgTCTCATTGCTGTCAGACTAGAACATCGATATTGGACAAGTCTACAAAGCCCTGTATTTTGTTCAGgtacttttttttcatatccAATACCAATATTCTCCCTTTTTACAATATCTGGGCATAGCAACTAtggtatggttaaggttagagaaagattgtggttacTAACAAGgcaaacattaaaatgaaattgctTATTAATTAGCAAAATATTATATGTCAGTGTATTACTGTCAGTGAGAGGtaagatattttacatttagtcTCTTCCGATTCAAAATTAGCATTAATTATATTTGATCTAATTTGATCAGGTTACTGTGCATCTCAGCAACAACTCTGAGATAACATTCAAAGTAATTCAAATGTACATCCAGATGcattgtgacatcacatctaAGATGCTatcatccatttttttcttctaatcATGATTCTGGCCCACCAATATTGTCATATTTAGATCCCTTGGCTGCCCTTGTCATAAAGTTTGGCCGCCTCCGACAGTGAGCAGCAAAGTGAGAATGGTTGGTACTCAATCTGTCATCTTCCATTCATTATCATGACAACTGACAGACTGCACTGAGGATCATTCAAATCCATGCAGGCCCACTAAATCTCAATAAAGTGGAACGTCAATCTGGCTCTGGCTCTACCAAGCAGTTTTCACGTCTGGGGTTTGTCCCCCTAGAACAAGAACAAGCTGTTAGATTGACATAACACACACTCCCCTAACTGCTATTGATTATTCTGCCCGCCCACTTTTACAACCTACCCAGTCTTAATTCTCTTTCTATCCATCTTTGTCCTCCTCTCACACCATCTCATTGCACAACCAAATTTCAATTAGTGGATTATCAGCTGTGGAACACTGTTGACCCCCCAAAATCAGGCTTTTTGACAAATGAGGAACCAGCTTCAAGCCTGTTGAAGATGCACAGGCAGAGAGAAGGGAGAGCAAATATAGCATTGCTCTAGTTTATAAAGTGCTTGGcagggaaaaaagaggaaggtgTGAGTTCATTATCCAGACATACAATTTCTCACTCTCCCACCTGCAACAGGCTAGCCATCAGGGGAAATATCTTGATAGGAtgataaagaaaacagagacaggGAATATGCTCAATAGTGCTTTGGAGAGGCGCCAATTGGACTTTGCTGCAAACACAATCTGGAGATCCACTGGGCTGTAAATTGGCTGGGTATAATGtcggcgtgtgtgtgtatgttagcgTGTGGGTGTGTCAGATAGTGGATAGGGACATTCGGGAATGCTAGCCTGGAGCTTTAAGTCTACttaccaaacaaacaaacacaaacagtttcaGTTGCAAACCCTGTTCACATGAGGCTTAGTTACACATGGTTTTCATCTGTCATGTTGAATCTTTATGTTACTccacaagcatttttttttcatgtatagGTCTTGTGACAACAATACTGATATAAGCGAAAAGAAACATAAAGTAACCCTTACTTGGTCAAGTGTAGTTTTAGCATTTAAATGCTATCCACATTAAATAAAGCCAGCAAGGCTTAAATAGgcttaatatttattttaaacattccACTTTATATGCAAATCCTGTCCTGTTAATGACTTACTGTGCTTGGTCATAaattcataattcatgcatTTAAATGCCAGTGAAAAAACACACTAATAATGTGTTAATACAGCAAGATCTGTTCGACTGCCTTTTGATCCTACCTTTTGACCAGAAAAGCTTTTGGTGCAAACCCTTAAATTCTTTATGACAATCTGATATTGTCTTCAGAATCACTATATCAACTTTATTAGCTTATATTAACAATAGCCCTTTCCATATTTGAGGACCTAACAGTGATGTGACCTGTCACCTGGACAAAGGTTGTACCTTTGTATGAACCTATTCAAGCTTGCACACGGGACAGGGCACTCCAGCTTCACTTGACAGCACTAACACAATATGGAAGCAGCAGTATAGTAGTAGTTTGACAACTCAAATTGTGAAAAGCACCAGGGTCATATCCACAGTTCTCATTCCAAGTCAAACCAACAGCCCCACCACGTTCAACTGCCTCACTGAGCACATGGTGTTTCGCCTAACAAATGGATCATAATACCTCGGAAGAGTCAAAGCCAACTGTGCAAAACACACCAACTTTTAAGCTAGGCTGGTCTTTTTTGAGGGTTGTTTTTTGGCATATTGCTTTCACTGGACAGCACAGAAGAGAACAGCAGGAAGAATaattttgagagagagaggaaattaCATGCAACAAAGGACCCAGCTT comes from Thunnus maccoyii chromosome 1, fThuMac1.1, whole genome shotgun sequence and encodes:
- the LOC121900442 gene encoding protocadherin Fat 1-like isoform X3 yields the protein MIWIAFLPFLLSCALGNRTVEQVPFFHGHVFENSSPGSRVNGLSVPLKRLISQRLCGTEEPGSAAAHFKLMGDGSENFRVFAHHKRGHILLKTSGILDREERAEYALGLGLCCGQCAGLSREGEEESSLVAEVASIKVDVLDTNDHQPTFTGANVKLNLDDATALRTAIYTVTARDNDSGKNAELIYFVLPKNGSFYAVPKTGDILLVDSILGLDGPIKFKVFARDRGWPPRTSQSLVVEINPRQWPVASSSNPEAEKRTTKPQNKVPARRSRSVLESDSPVFINVSEDAGIGSVVMNLNPVRFQSATFELVEPDVESSPVSVSRDSGDIVISRRLDRETEPLVEISVKVQDKRGI
- the LOC121900442 gene encoding protocadherin-1-like isoform X1; the protein is MIWIAFLPFLLSCALGNRTVEQVPFFHGHVFENSSPGSRVNGLSVPLKRLISQRLCGTEEPGSAAAHFKLMGDGSENFRVFAHHKRGHILLKTSGILDREERAEYALGLGLCCGQCAGLSREGEEESSLVAEVASIKVDVLDTNDHQPTFTGANVKLNLDDATALRTAIYTVTARDNDSGKNAELIYFVLPKNGSFYAVPKTGDILLVDSILGLDGPIKFKVFARDRGWPPRTSQSLVVEINPRQWPVASSSNPEAEKRTTKPQNKVPARRSRSVLESDSPVFINVSEDAGIGSVVMNLNPVRFQSATFELVEPDVESSPVSVSRDSGDIVISRRLDRETEPLVEISVKVQDKREPIVLVLEKQFND
- the LOC121900442 gene encoding protocadherin Fat 1-like isoform X2; translation: MIWIAFLPFLLSCALGNRTVEQVPFFHGHVFENSSPGSRVNGLSVPLKRLISQRLCGTEEPGSAAAHFKLMGDGSENFRVFAHHKRGHILLKTSGILDREERAEYALGLGLCCGQCAGLSREGEEESSLVAEVASIKVDVLDTNDHQPTFTGANVKLNLDDATALRTAIYTVTARDNDSGKNAELIYFVLPKNGSFYAVPKTGDILLVDSILGLDGPIKFKVFARDRGWPPRTSQSLVVEINPRQWPVASSSNPEAEKRTTKPQNKVPARRSRSVLESDSPVFINVSEDAGIGSVVMNLNPVRFQSATFELVEPDVESSPVSVSRDSGDIVISRRLDRETEPLVEISVKVQDKRDFSTGTFDNL